One window of the Capnocytophaga haemolytica genome contains the following:
- a CDS encoding family 43 glycosylhydrolase — protein sequence MKITIVIQTVVMLFIAATACGSKEGDPPHKGDPNTYKNPVINQSLPDPTVIKASDGYFYLYATEDTRNVPVYRSKNLVDWAPVGTAFTEATRPTFEPKGGVWAPDINYIGDKYVLYYAMSVWGGEHTCGIGVATSNSPQGGFTDLGKLFRSDEIGVQNSIDPFYIEEGGKKYLFWGSFRGIYAIELSDDGLSVKKDAVKQPIAGTAYEGVYVHKRGKYYYLFASIGTCCNGLSSTYTTVVGRSEQLLGPYLDKEGRAMLENHHQVLIHKNARFVGTGHNSEIITDDAGEDWILYHAVFVENPKGRVLLLDNVKWEDDWPVIATQSPSLISKRPIFKQK from the coding sequence ATGAAAATAACAATTGTAATTCAAACAGTAGTGATGCTTTTCATAGCGGCTACGGCTTGTGGTTCTAAAGAGGGCGACCCGCCACACAAAGGCGACCCTAATACGTATAAGAACCCTGTGATCAATCAGAGTTTGCCTGACCCTACGGTCATCAAGGCAAGCGATGGCTATTTTTACCTTTATGCCACTGAGGATACGCGCAATGTGCCTGTATACCGCTCTAAGAATTTAGTGGATTGGGCGCCCGTAGGCACTGCCTTCACGGAGGCTACGCGCCCTACTTTCGAACCCAAAGGAGGCGTATGGGCGCCTGACATCAACTATATCGGAGATAAGTATGTGCTTTACTACGCAATGTCGGTATGGGGTGGAGAGCACACTTGTGGCATTGGCGTAGCGACCTCCAACAGTCCCCAAGGAGGCTTTACTGACCTTGGGAAGCTCTTTCGCAGTGATGAGATAGGGGTGCAGAACTCTATCGACCCTTTTTATATAGAGGAGGGGGGTAAGAAATATCTATTCTGGGGGAGTTTCAGGGGTATTTACGCCATTGAGCTCTCTGACGATGGGCTTTCTGTGAAAAAAGATGCTGTAAAGCAGCCCATTGCAGGGACTGCCTACGAGGGGGTTTATGTGCACAAAAGGGGGAAGTATTACTATCTCTTTGCCTCTATTGGCACTTGCTGCAATGGGCTAAGCAGCACTTATACTACGGTAGTGGGGCGCAGCGAGCAGCTGTTGGGCCCTTATCTCGACAAAGAGGGGAGGGCGATGCTCGAGAATCATCACCAGGTGCTTATCCATAAGAATGCGCGTTTTGTAGGTACAGGACACAACTCGGAAATCATTACAGACGATGCGGGCGAGGATTGGATACTCTACCACGCCGTTTTTGTCGAGAATCCCAAAGGACGGGTGCTGCTCTTGGACAACGTAAAATGGGAGGATGATTGGCCTGTGATAGCCACTCAAAGTCCTTCTCTCATCTCTAAAAGACCTATCTTTAAACAAAAATAA